A genome region from Dendrosporobacter quercicolus includes the following:
- a CDS encoding RtcB family protein — protein sequence MYTIYDKQKNSHPIKVWLSDEDIIEEGCLEQATNLSNLPFIHKWVALMPDTHTGKGMPIGGVIATDGVVSPNAVGVDIGCGMACIQTNIEAAFLKNTTTPNGSLLQGIIGDILRNIPLGFRHHKKQQTSSTIDTALSNIDKYSFAKDLIPEIEQSYYQIGTLGGGNHFIELQEDEDGMAAIMLHSGSRHLGHQICKFFHSVAREHNQQWFSLVPDQLPTCFFACG from the coding sequence ATGTATACAATTTATGACAAACAAAAAAATAGCCATCCCATAAAGGTCTGGCTGAGTGATGAGGATATTATAGAAGAAGGATGCTTAGAGCAAGCTACTAACCTATCCAATCTTCCTTTTATACATAAATGGGTCGCCCTAATGCCAGATACACATACTGGAAAAGGTATGCCAATCGGCGGTGTGATTGCTACAGATGGCGTAGTCAGCCCCAATGCTGTCGGTGTGGATATCGGATGCGGCATGGCTTGTATACAAACCAATATTGAAGCTGCATTTCTCAAAAATACCACTACACCTAACGGTTCATTGCTGCAGGGTATCATTGGCGACATCCTGCGAAATATCCCTTTAGGATTCAGACATCATAAGAAGCAGCAAACCTCGTCGACAATAGATACAGCATTATCTAATATAGATAAATACTCTTTTGCAAAAGATCTGATTCCAGAAATAGAGCAGAGCTACTACCAAATCGGCACCTTAGGTGGCGGCAATCATTTCATTGAACTGCAGGAAGATGAAGATGGCATGGCAGCTATTATGCTGCACTCCGGCAGCAGACATCTGGGACACCAAATCTGTAAGTTTTTCCACTCGGTGGCAAGAGAACATAACCAACAATGGTTCTCTCTTGTACCCGACCAACTACCAACTTGCTTTTTTGCCTGTGGATAG
- a CDS encoding RtcB family protein, giving the protein MEGQSYIDWMNLALSFARENRDRMMSDITRMIDGWVIRSGGIQPEYSSYINCHHNYAAIENHYGKNVWVHRKGAIRVREGDTGIIPGAMGSYSYLVEGKGNAESFTSCSHGAGRRMSRTKARESFSVEEVITDLKSGGVVLGKNSKADIAEESRYSYKDIDTVIANELDLIAPVKKLCTIGVVKG; this is encoded by the coding sequence ATGGAAGGTCAATCCTATATTGATTGGATGAATTTAGCATTGTCATTTGCTCGGGAAAACAGGGATCGAATGATGAGTGATATAACAAGAATGATAGACGGCTGGGTCATCCGTTCCGGAGGTATACAACCGGAGTATTCCAGCTATATTAACTGCCATCATAATTACGCCGCTATTGAAAATCACTACGGCAAAAATGTCTGGGTTCACAGAAAAGGCGCCATTAGAGTACGTGAAGGCGATACTGGCATTATACCTGGCGCCATGGGCTCTTACAGTTATCTTGTCGAAGGCAAAGGTAATGCGGAAAGTTTTACTTCATGCTCTCATGGCGCAGGACGCCGTATGTCAAGAACCAAAGCCAGGGAAAGTTTCTCTGTCGAAGAAGTAATAACAGATTTGAAAAGCGGTGGTGTTGTTCTTGGTAAAAACAGCAAAGCTGATATCGCAGAAGAATCACGCTATTCCTATAAGGATATTGATACTGTTATTGCAAATGAGCTTGATCTTATCGCACCGGTAAAAAAACTGTGTACGATCGGTGTAGTTAAAGGTTGA
- a CDS encoding slipin family protein, with amino-acid sequence MRITIRDHERGILFKDGNYRGKLKPGKHFIIPFSQTKVEILDITKPFYIAGYHLDLFLQDADLCSELIIINVTDKEIAFHYVDDKFQEVLSTGKHAFWTSLEKHTFTVVTISNPEIKDPIDKDLLALPQLKPYCGIYDIEPHMKGILFFNNILQRTLEPGRHYFWLGFNKIDITKVDIRKREIEINGQEIMTEDKVPLRFNFVCQYKIADALKVVVEMKDYEQQLYILLQLILREYVGTRKLDDLLKMKQEIAAYVLKALQEKGQDYGVEFLFAGVKDIILPGEIKDILNTVLIAEKKALANVITRREETASTRSLLNTAKLMEENQTLFRLKELEFLEKICDKIGHISLTGNSSLLEQLNSLLAIKNP; translated from the coding sequence ATGCGAATAACAATTAGAGACCATGAACGGGGCATACTCTTTAAAGATGGTAACTATAGAGGAAAATTAAAACCCGGGAAACATTTTATAATACCATTTTCTCAAACTAAAGTAGAAATTCTGGATATAACCAAACCATTTTACATTGCTGGTTATCATTTAGATCTGTTTTTGCAAGATGCTGATCTATGCAGCGAGCTTATTATTATCAATGTAACAGATAAGGAAATCGCCTTTCATTATGTTGATGATAAATTTCAAGAGGTTCTTAGCACTGGAAAGCATGCTTTTTGGACATCGTTAGAAAAGCATACTTTTACAGTTGTTACAATAAGCAATCCAGAAATTAAAGATCCCATAGACAAGGACCTCCTTGCTCTGCCTCAACTTAAGCCTTACTGTGGAATATATGATATTGAACCACATATGAAGGGCATACTGTTTTTCAATAACATCCTGCAGCGTACCCTTGAACCAGGCAGACATTATTTTTGGCTTGGTTTCAACAAGATCGATATTACTAAGGTGGATATACGCAAACGCGAAATCGAAATTAACGGCCAGGAAATTATGACAGAAGACAAAGTGCCACTGCGGTTTAATTTCGTTTGTCAATATAAAATAGCCGATGCCTTAAAAGTAGTAGTAGAAATGAAAGACTACGAGCAACAACTATACATCCTGCTGCAGCTTATTCTGCGCGAATACGTGGGAACACGTAAGCTTGACGACCTTTTAAAGATGAAACAGGAGATTGCTGCCTATGTATTAAAAGCCCTTCAAGAAAAAGGACAGGATTACGGCGTAGAATTTCTGTTTGCTGGTGTGAAAGATATTATCCTTCCTGGTGAAATTAAGGATATTTTAAATACAGTCCTGATTGCTGAAAAAAAAGCCCTTGCTAACGTGATTACACGCCGGGAGGAAACGGCATCAACCAGAAGTCTGTTAAATACCGCCAAACTGATGGAAGAAAATCAAACCCTCTTCCGTCTTAAGGAACTAGAATTCTTAGAGAAGATCTGCGATAAAATCGGTCATATTTCTTTAACTGGCAATAGCAGTCTGCTTGAACAATTGAATTCACTACTTGCCATTAAGAATCCATGA
- a CDS encoding nucleotidyltransferase domain-containing protein: MDIQNIRNKINSTEYDFLRKNKNLGDRIILLTTGGSYAYGTHVETSDTDIRGVAAERKEELLGLSNFEQFEDRVTDTVIYGLRKTINLALAGNPNILEMLGTREDHLLILTEEGKCLRDHADLFLSKRVIQSFGNYATAQLRRLQNALARDSYPQAVKEQHMLNSIQGQMHHFKQKYQQFMNEDIHLYIDKSNKEDYEAEIFMDINLKHYPLRDFKSIYSEMSNVVKDYSQLNHRNKKKDALKLNKHAMHLIRLLITGSEILQGKGIHTYRAAERDYLLEIRSGNFNYEEIFAAVDKLEAEFKYAAQNTVLPDEPNHKAAEELLICIYEKML; encoded by the coding sequence ATGGATATTCAAAACATCAGAAATAAAATAAATAGCACAGAATATGATTTCCTGCGAAAGAACAAGAATCTTGGTGATAGAATTATTCTACTGACCACAGGAGGTTCATATGCCTATGGTACTCATGTGGAAACCAGCGACACTGATATTCGAGGGGTTGCTGCAGAACGAAAAGAAGAACTTTTAGGTCTGTCAAACTTTGAGCAGTTTGAAGACCGTGTTACTGATACGGTAATTTATGGTCTCCGCAAGACCATAAACCTTGCTCTGGCTGGAAACCCTAATATTTTAGAGATGCTAGGCACTCGCGAAGATCATCTGTTGATTTTAACCGAGGAAGGCAAATGCCTGCGCGATCATGCAGACCTATTTCTATCAAAGAGAGTGATTCAGAGCTTTGGGAATTATGCCACTGCCCAGCTAAGACGGCTTCAAAATGCACTGGCCCGAGACAGTTATCCCCAAGCAGTAAAGGAACAGCATATGTTAAATAGTATACAGGGACAGATGCATCATTTTAAGCAAAAATACCAACAATTTATGAATGAAGACATTCACCTGTATATCGATAAGTCCAACAAAGAGGATTATGAAGCGGAGATTTTTATGGATATCAACTTGAAGCACTATCCTTTGAGGGATTTCAAATCGATTTACTCAGAGATGAGCAATGTAGTTAAGGATTATTCCCAATTGAATCACCGCAATAAAAAGAAAGATGCATTGAAATTGAATAAACATGCGATGCATCTGATTCGGCTTCTGATTACAGGTTCAGAGATACTTCAGGGGAAGGGGATACATACCTATAGAGCTGCTGAGAGGGATTATCTTTTAGAGATTAGAAGCGGGAATTTTAACTATGAAGAGATTTTTGCTGCCGTTGATAAATTAGAGGCTGAATTCAAATATGCGGCGCAAAATACGGTTCTACCGGATGAACCTAACCACAAGGCAGCGGAGGAGCTTCTCATCTGTATTTATGAAAAAATGCTTTAA
- a CDS encoding nucleotidyltransferase domain-containing protein, with protein sequence MLREITDELARIESENGVKILYAVESGSRGWGFASKDSDYDVRFIYIRPLSGYLSIEDHKDYIEVPINSLLDINGWDIRKALRLYRKSNPPLMEWLSSPIVYRDEHSLAEKLRALSREYFLPVPSLHHYLNLAKKTFQEIIITKQVRIKKYFYVLRPLMACRWIDTYQTMAPMELHKLLAGLKIEADIRVEIDRLMERKLISTESDIEPIDHQLYQYFNETIAYYEDEIRFLPRKDHPEKAALDALFCTMVKEAWAGENTSS encoded by the coding sequence ATGCTTAGGGAAATAACCGATGAATTAGCCCGGATTGAATCAGAAAACGGGGTTAAAATTTTATATGCTGTTGAGTCTGGCAGCCGGGGTTGGGGATTTGCTTCTAAAGATAGCGACTATGATGTGCGCTTTATTTATATTCGCCCGTTATCAGGATATCTTAGTATTGAGGATCACAAGGATTATATAGAGGTACCCATCAATAGTCTTTTAGATATTAATGGCTGGGACATTCGAAAAGCGCTAAGATTATACCGAAAATCCAATCCACCACTCATGGAATGGCTGAGTTCACCTATTGTGTATAGAGATGAACACTCCTTGGCCGAGAAGCTTAGAGCATTGAGCAGGGAATATTTTTTGCCAGTGCCTTCGCTCCATCATTATTTAAACTTGGCAAAAAAGACATTTCAGGAAATAATTATAACGAAGCAGGTTAGAATTAAGAAGTATTTTTATGTGTTAAGACCTCTTATGGCCTGCAGATGGATTGATACATACCAAACGATGGCACCTATGGAGCTTCATAAGTTATTGGCTGGCCTAAAAATTGAAGCGGATATTCGGGTGGAAATAGACCGTCTGATGGAGCGAAAGCTTATCAGCACAGAATCCGATATTGAGCCAATCGATCATCAGTTATATCAGTATTTTAACGAAACCATTGCTTATTATGAAGATGAAATTCGTTTTTTACCCAGAAAAGATCATCCAGAAAAAGCAGCATTAGATGCATTGTTTTGCACGATGGTAAAGGAGGCTTGGGCTGGAGAAAATACATCTAGCTGA
- a CDS encoding winged helix-turn-helix transcriptional regulator, protein MVKSKAVLTFGLEEQELKAIVGVLHQPGFGISMAQSNSQLINGAYFAAIIRRDAISQSESGALGAFFSKVDGASTTKIFLTDKQDALTKTTNAQIFYSLEALLDKIDGILKKAYNRARRQENLAKSMAVSFFILQAIKDHPGVSTVHLAERLKRSEAAVKRYIEELCMAGKNIVYDYSLEGWRIQEATN, encoded by the coding sequence ATGGTAAAGAGCAAAGCTGTATTAACATTTGGCCTTGAAGAACAGGAGCTAAAAGCAATTGTTGGTGTTTTGCATCAACCGGGGTTCGGCATATCTATGGCGCAATCAAACAGTCAGCTGATCAACGGAGCGTATTTTGCCGCTATTATCCGCCGGGATGCGATCTCCCAAAGCGAGAGTGGCGCATTAGGGGCGTTTTTTTCAAAGGTGGATGGCGCTTCGACAACCAAGATTTTCTTAACGGATAAGCAGGACGCTCTTACCAAAACTACAAACGCCCAAATCTTTTACAGTCTTGAAGCGTTGCTGGATAAAATAGACGGTATACTAAAGAAGGCTTATAACCGGGCCAGAAGACAAGAGAATTTGGCCAAGAGCATGGCCGTTTCGTTCTTCATTTTGCAAGCGATTAAAGATCATCCGGGTGTTTCCACAGTTCATTTGGCAGAGCGGTTAAAACGTAGTGAGGCCGCTGTAAAGCGGTATATCGAGGAGCTATGCATGGCTGGCAAAAACATTGTCTATGATTACAGTTTAGAAGGCTGGAGAATACAAGAGGCTACAAATTAA
- a CDS encoding ABC transporter ATP-binding protein, translated as MSEKALTDTFPTASAVSLCNVTKHFTQWQRDNSGKGILRNLIKPEKKVIAALSDVSFGIRKGEFVAYAGPNGAGKSTTMKLLSGMLLPTSGEISVLSMSPQKQRRELMAKLGVLFGNRTELWWDHPVIQSFEWKKVVWNIPEPLYRKNLDMVTELLDIGGLLRTFARELSLGQRMRADLAMMLLHSPEIILLDEPTLGLDVVAKRQMIDFLKKLNREDGVTIIVTSHDMDDLEEMAQRILMISDGKIAYDGDFDGLRKITGNLTRVVVTTENGFRPELQNATLLSSENGVHEFELDLAQTPIKTLMRLLSEFDGVCDVEIKKAPIEQVIASVYASWK; from the coding sequence ATGTCAGAAAAGGCTCTAACCGATACGTTCCCTACGGCTTCCGCCGTTAGCTTATGCAATGTAACAAAACACTTTACACAATGGCAAAGAGACAATTCGGGTAAAGGTATTTTGAGAAACCTGATAAAGCCCGAAAAGAAAGTGATAGCGGCACTTTCAGATGTATCATTTGGTATTCGGAAAGGAGAATTTGTCGCTTATGCCGGGCCGAATGGCGCGGGAAAAAGCACGACCATGAAACTATTGTCAGGTATGTTGCTGCCCACTTCCGGCGAAATCTCTGTGCTGTCGATGTCTCCCCAAAAACAGCGCAGGGAGTTGATGGCAAAGCTGGGCGTGTTGTTTGGCAATCGCACCGAACTTTGGTGGGACCACCCGGTAATCCAAAGTTTTGAGTGGAAAAAGGTGGTCTGGAACATTCCAGAGCCGCTGTACCGTAAAAATCTTGACATGGTGACGGAGCTTCTGGATATCGGCGGGCTGCTCAGAACATTTGCGAGAGAGCTCAGTCTCGGACAACGCATGCGGGCCGATCTGGCTATGATGCTGTTGCATTCACCTGAAATCATCTTGCTTGATGAGCCAACACTTGGACTTGACGTTGTCGCAAAACGCCAGATGATTGACTTCCTCAAAAAGCTGAATCGTGAGGATGGCGTTACCATCATCGTTACAAGCCATGATATGGATGACCTTGAGGAAATGGCGCAACGTATTCTAATGATTTCGGATGGCAAGATCGCCTATGATGGCGACTTTGACGGATTAAGAAAAATCACCGGAAATCTGACTCGCGTTGTTGTGACTACGGAAAACGGATTTAGGCCGGAGCTTCAAAATGCGACGCTATTGTCATCGGAAAATGGTGTTCATGAGTTTGAGCTTGACCTTGCCCAAACTCCGATTAAAACTCTTATGCGGCTCCTATCTGAATTTGATGGGGTTTGTGATGTCGAAATTAAAAAAGCTCCTATTGAACAGGTGATTGCCAGCGTGTATGCCAGTTGGAAATAG
- a CDS encoding ABC transporter permease has translation MADKITVARLIKLLGISAKMDLAWLLRDSKYALAIISADIISNLSIVSGVFLISVRFGGIGGMSADEVLFMMAYSTLTTGLFMMFGSGNNIHISRIIGRGQLEHLFTQPLPIKVQLATCGFMPFTGGSNFVVGVILMMIAISRLELLVSVGWILSLAAYLLITMVVIVARAYLVSSMAFYAPAAAEEISYTAIEGTWFMSTFPLSGMPPLVQISLVTILPEGLMAWFPSLCLLGRPPLGLGAYYPLLYAVILSLIASCIFKRGLSYYVRKGSNRYVPYGFRR, from the coding sequence ATGGCGGATAAAATTACGGTTGCACGCCTTATCAAATTGCTTGGCATATCGGCCAAAATGGATTTAGCGTGGCTTCTGCGCGACAGCAAATATGCCTTGGCCATCATTAGCGCAGATATTATTTCCAACCTCTCTATCGTGTCCGGCGTATTTCTAATCTCAGTACGGTTTGGCGGCATCGGCGGTATGAGCGCCGATGAAGTGTTGTTTATGATGGCTTATTCCACGTTGACAACCGGCCTCTTCATGATGTTCGGCTCGGGGAACAACATCCATATCTCAAGGATTATCGGGAGAGGACAGCTTGAACACCTGTTTACCCAACCCTTGCCGATAAAAGTACAATTGGCGACATGCGGCTTTATGCCATTTACAGGCGGCAGCAATTTTGTTGTTGGCGTGATTTTGATGATGATCGCGATCAGCAGATTGGAATTGCTGGTTTCAGTTGGCTGGATATTGTCTCTGGCCGCATATCTGCTTATTACAATGGTAGTTATTGTGGCGCGGGCCTACCTCGTATCAAGCATGGCGTTCTATGCGCCCGCAGCCGCTGAAGAAATCTCCTATACGGCGATAGAGGGAACCTGGTTCATGAGCACGTTCCCGTTGTCTGGGATGCCGCCGTTGGTTCAAATTTCACTAGTAACGATTCTCCCCGAAGGATTGATGGCATGGTTCCCGTCGTTATGCCTCTTAGGCAGGCCCCCGCTGGGGCTCGGCGCCTACTATCCCCTGCTGTATGCGGTCATTCTGTCGCTTATTGCAAGTTGTATTTTCAAGAGAGGACTGAGCTACTATGTCAGAAAAGGCTCTAACCGATACGTTCCCTACGGCTTCCGCCGTTAG
- a CDS encoding helix-turn-helix domain-containing protein yields MKAARKAKGISRNQLADQMHIAPRYITPIENSEQHPSLQIFYELVT; encoded by the coding sequence ATAAAAGCAGCAAGAAAAGCCAAGGGAATATCAAGGAATCAGTTAGCAGATCAAATGCACATTGCCCCTCGATATATTACGCCCATTGAAAACAGCGAACAGCATCCAAGCCTGCAAATCTTTTATGAACTAGTCACTTAG
- a CDS encoding ABC transporter ATP-binding protein, whose translation MNLLEVKSISKTYGSGEAAVHALKDISFSISQGEFVAIVGESGSGKSTLLNMIGALDTPTSGKIFIDRKDIFSMKDSSLTIFRRRNIGFIFQSFNLIPELSVEQNIIFPVLLDYQKPDKKYLEELLMVLNLKGRRHHLPSQLSGGQQQRVAIGRALITRPSLILADEPTGNLDTQNSSDVITLLKEAAKKYQQTIVMITHSRSIAQTADRILQVSDGVLTDLGGITNEKLS comes from the coding sequence ATGAATTTACTGGAAGTAAAATCAATTTCTAAGACCTATGGTAGTGGTGAAGCTGCTGTACATGCATTAAAGGATATCAGCTTTTCTATTTCGCAAGGTGAATTTGTCGCAATTGTCGGAGAATCCGGCTCCGGCAAGAGTACACTTTTGAATATGATAGGTGCGCTTGATACACCAACCTCTGGCAAGATATTTATTGACAGAAAAGATATTTTTTCCATGAAAGATAGTAGTTTGACGATCTTTCGACGCAGAAATATTGGATTTATTTTCCAGAGTTTTAATCTCATTCCAGAATTGAGTGTTGAACAAAATATCATATTTCCTGTACTGCTTGATTATCAAAAGCCAGATAAAAAGTATCTTGAGGAACTTCTTATGGTGCTCAATTTGAAAGGACGTCGCCATCATTTACCTAGTCAATTATCAGGTGGTCAGCAACAGCGTGTAGCAATCGGACGTGCGCTAATTACAAGACCGTCACTTATTCTGGCTGATGAACCAACGGGGAATCTGGATACGCAAAATAGCAGTGACGTAATTACTTTGCTAAAAGAAGCGGCAAAAAAATATCAGCAGACCATTGTGATGATTACCCATAGCCGAAGTATCGCACAGACCGCAGATCGGATATTGCAAGTGTCCGATGGCGTACTGACCGATTTAGGGGGAATCACAAATGAAAAGCTATCTTAG